The following proteins come from a genomic window of Phnomibacter ginsenosidimutans:
- a CDS encoding glycerophosphodiester phosphodiesterase → MKQWMMLGMAAMMAMPAMAQVKKKPMKFADNNVVAHRGAFKANGFPENSIASLQEAIRLGCTGSEFDVRMTADDSLIINHDEHYNKLLIEETTFAALQQFPLSNGEKLPTLREYLLGRHEGQ, encoded by the coding sequence ATGAAGCAATGGATGATGTTGGGTATGGCAGCAATGATGGCCATGCCGGCAATGGCACAAGTAAAAAAGAAGCCCATGAAATTTGCCGATAACAATGTAGTGGCACATCGCGGGGCATTTAAGGCCAACGGCTTTCCCGAAAACTCCATTGCTTCATTGCAAGAAGCCATCAGGCTGGGCTGCACCGGCAGCGAGTTTGATGTTCGCATGACGGCCGATGATTCACTCATCATCAACCACGATGAGCACTACAATAAGCTGCTGATAGAAGAAACAACGTTTGCTGCATTGCAGCAGTTTCCGTTGTCGAATGGAGAAAAGCTGCCCACACTGCGGGAGTATTTGCTTGGCCGGCATGAAGGCCAATAA
- a CDS encoding glycerophosphodiester phosphodiesterase family protein, whose product MKANKQTRLVLEIKPSGMGKERAVKIVDAAVALVKALQAEQYVVYISFDYNMMLRLKQLVPNAPMQYLEGDKSPAQLKADGIMGLDYHYKVFQKNASWIQEAKKAGMVLNSWTINEPALMDWFLENEFDFITTNEPELLLKKQKESIRKNR is encoded by the coding sequence ATGAAGGCCAATAAGCAAACTCGCCTGGTGTTGGAAATAAAGCCTTCTGGCATGGGTAAGGAAAGGGCAGTAAAAATTGTAGATGCTGCTGTGGCTTTGGTAAAAGCATTACAGGCTGAGCAGTATGTAGTGTACATCAGTTTTGATTACAACATGATGCTGCGCCTGAAACAGCTGGTGCCCAACGCTCCTATGCAATACCTCGAAGGCGATAAATCGCCGGCACAGCTGAAAGCTGATGGCATTATGGGATTGGATTATCATTACAAAGTTTTTCAAAAAAACGCCAGCTGGATTCAGGAAGCCAAAAAAGCCGGTATGGTTTTAAATTCATGGACAATAAATGAGCCGGCGTTGATGGATTGGTTTTTAGAAAATGAATTTGATTTTATCACTACAAATGAGCCAGAGCTATTATTGAAAAAGCAAAAGGAGAGCATTAGGAAAAATCGTTGA
- a CDS encoding triple tyrosine motif-containing protein, with amino-acid sequence MNLPALNNTVVTAAVDYGKDTTLIITMRNGLYLLSDMRAVPFPVKNEVKEAQIYSATATANGRFALGTVNGGIYFINKKGDVVSQYSTDNGLQNNNVRALLANDGYNLWAALDEGVALIQFNSPIQRITPTLKGRTATYASLVYNNRLLVGTSTGLYEAIIDSFKTPDFSQSQSLFTKVPHIDGQVWSLNLLHNKVLIGHHDGAFEYHSASARYITRLGGGYWLYRAARRQGSYIAGTYQGLQQLIATAKGFQSDSSFNNLLKETLRFVEIDEINNTIWASHPNRGVYMFTMSKDFQKVTSVSLLTDKHGLPSFKNNYVFRINQTIVICTEEGIYEYDTLNKVCRPSKMYQQLLGKISIKYLTQDSNNRMWFATDKTVGYFKDQKVHFIQEIEDLLVPGFEHIYPYNDQNIFIGSTNGILHINLEKYARQTSKLQVSFSKITAGSNNDSLLFDGFQAADSKGNISFAQPPQLSAKINSFRFEFTSNQYNPTAKVQYQYKLEGFDTEWSTWSEKKEKDYTNLPHGKYRFLLKGKDVANNESAIVAYSFDVPPHWHQTVWAKIFYAILAIGLAIALTKIHQYRIAKQKQKFEKEEAQLKYLHELELEHSEKEIIKLQKEQLEAEMQFKNKELAAATMHLYKRGKLLNKIKEDLLLATRALQDTGEKKDFIKLLKLIAEEEKRDGDWEQFAIHFDTVHNKFLQRIKKTYPTLTPTDLKMCAYMKMNLSTKEIAQLMNITIKGVEVSKYRLRKKLSLSQDNSLTAFINDFS; translated from the coding sequence ATGAACCTGCCGGCGCTAAACAATACAGTTGTTACTGCCGCTGTTGATTATGGAAAGGATACAACGCTCATTATCACCATGAGAAATGGATTGTACTTGTTGTCGGATATGCGAGCCGTGCCTTTCCCTGTTAAAAACGAGGTAAAAGAAGCCCAAATCTATTCGGCCACTGCCACAGCAAATGGCAGGTTTGCGTTGGGTACTGTTAATGGCGGTATATATTTTATTAATAAAAAGGGAGACGTTGTTAGCCAATATTCTACAGACAACGGTTTGCAAAATAATAATGTGAGGGCATTGCTCGCCAATGATGGGTATAACCTTTGGGCTGCATTAGACGAAGGCGTGGCATTGATACAATTCAACAGTCCTATTCAACGCATTACACCAACGCTGAAAGGACGTACGGCTACTTATGCCAGCCTGGTGTACAACAATAGATTATTGGTGGGTACATCTACCGGTTTGTATGAAGCGATTATTGATAGTTTTAAAACCCCCGACTTCAGTCAATCGCAAAGTTTATTTACCAAAGTACCTCATATTGACGGGCAAGTTTGGAGCCTAAATCTGCTCCATAATAAAGTATTGATTGGGCATCACGACGGAGCTTTTGAATATCATTCAGCATCAGCCCGCTATATTACCAGATTAGGCGGCGGCTATTGGTTATATAGAGCTGCTCGCAGGCAAGGCTCATACATTGCAGGCACTTACCAAGGGCTGCAACAGTTGATAGCTACGGCAAAAGGATTTCAATCAGATAGTAGTTTTAATAACCTGTTGAAAGAGACCCTACGGTTTGTTGAAATAGACGAAATAAACAACACCATTTGGGCAAGTCATCCTAATAGAGGCGTATACATGTTTACCATGTCAAAAGACTTCCAAAAAGTAACATCTGTAAGTTTACTTACAGACAAACATGGGCTACCCTCATTTAAAAACAATTATGTTTTCCGCATCAATCAAACCATAGTTATATGTACGGAAGAGGGGATATATGAATATGATACATTGAATAAAGTATGCCGCCCAAGCAAAATGTATCAACAGCTATTGGGCAAAATCAGTATAAAATACCTTACACAAGACTCCAATAACAGGATGTGGTTTGCCACAGACAAAACTGTTGGCTATTTCAAAGACCAAAAAGTACACTTCATACAAGAGATAGAAGATTTGCTGGTTCCTGGTTTTGAGCATATTTATCCGTACAATGATCAAAACATTTTCATTGGCAGCACAAATGGAATACTTCACATCAACTTAGAAAAATACGCCCGCCAAACAAGCAAATTGCAAGTTAGCTTTAGTAAAATAACAGCAGGTAGCAATAACGATTCTTTGCTGTTTGATGGATTTCAGGCAGCCGATTCCAAAGGCAACATTTCGTTTGCACAACCTCCACAGCTTTCTGCCAAAATCAATTCATTTCGATTTGAATTCACATCCAATCAATACAACCCCACAGCGAAAGTCCAATATCAATACAAGTTAGAAGGGTTCGATACAGAATGGTCTACCTGGTCAGAAAAAAAAGAAAAAGATTATACCAACCTGCCCCATGGCAAATACAGGTTTTTACTAAAAGGAAAAGATGTTGCCAACAATGAGTCGGCAATTGTTGCATACAGTTTCGATGTGCCGCCTCACTGGCATCAAACAGTTTGGGCTAAAATTTTTTACGCCATACTTGCTATTGGTTTAGCCATTGCACTAACAAAGATTCACCAATATCGCATTGCGAAACAGAAACAGAAATTTGAAAAAGAAGAAGCGCAGCTAAAATACCTTCACGAACTGGAACTGGAGCATAGCGAAAAGGAAATCATCAAATTGCAGAAAGAACAACTTGAAGCAGAAATGCAATTCAAAAACAAAGAATTAGCCGCTGCTACCATGCATTTGTATAAAAGAGGAAAGCTACTTAATAAAATAAAAGAAGATCTATTATTAGCTACCAGAGCCCTTCAAGACACAGGAGAGAAAAAAGACTTTATAAAACTACTGAAACTAATAGCTGAAGAAGAAAAAAGAGATGGTGACTGGGAACAATTTGCCATTCATTTCGACACTGTTCACAACAAATTTTTACAACGCATCAAAAAAACATACCCTACACTTACGCCTACCGATCTCAAAATGTGTGCCTACATGAAAATGAACTTGTCTACCAAGGAAATTGCGCAACTCATGAACATTACCATCAAGGGAGTAGAAGTATCGAAATACAGGCTCAGAAAAAAATTAAGCCTATCGCAGGACAATAGCCTGACCGCATTTATCAACGATTTTTCCTAA
- a CDS encoding SusC/RagA family TonB-linked outer membrane protein, giving the protein MKILVQPLRKSLENRAIMLLLMVVFATGAFAQTFSVTGQIKDEKSMPLPGVAILNNRTQAGTSSNQFGQFSIEAQKNDVLTFSFIGKATQTIKVNGDRLSVNLVMVDTANELGDVVVTALGIKRQEKALGYATQTVKGSTLQTVKGVDVATSLTGRVAGLLVRNSPEFAAEPNITLRGETVSPLIVIDGVPYGSLSLRDVPADDIETINVLKGPTASALYGERGGNGAIMITTKRGAAGRGLSVSFNSSSMFEAGYLAIPEMQGKYGRVVNTATNTYVGTGDGAWGPALEGQSVIQWDPISKTMKAMPYLPVGANNFKNFQQQGSILNNNLSIAQSGDMGGFRASATWVNNKGTYPNSKFDKVTYSVGGDIRSKKFSLSTSLAYNNHRSPNLGFSGYTGYDPMYGLLIWGSPDWNINDYKDYWTVPNEIQNNSYTAGNNNPFFDRYERIRTYNKDLFNGQITLNYDILPWLKVTARTGYDTYSATQNIRVSKGSFQGAGATTMIPGGTEVWGEAQRGSYNQGISRGFSSNTEGILSANRKWKDFSIDGFVGGSIYYKQDEGLEARTRGGLSIPGYYSLKASIDPVITASSVAKRQTNSLFGKLGIGWKNIAFVEGTFRNDWVSTLPEATRSFLYPSVAGSLVLSELTGTNSLLSFWKLRGSWTQYKKPANIYSINQVYGIATNQWGTLPTASYPTTIRPDDIFAESFNTTEIGTYASFLKNRLSLDVTLYSKKGYDFIQTASISPSTGFTGVFINNDEERTRQGIEVTLGATPVKTKDMKWDIALNWATSVQKYTQMDATYSIKGREWIGVGKRTDYYTYNEYQTDNQGNIVFNNGVPTYKPIASLAGYTDPDWIWGINSSFNYKQFTLNVAFDGRVGGLAQSITEMYMWRSGNHPNSLTEERYLDAKTPGSKNFLGQGVKVVSGSIVYDANLQVVSDTRVFAPNDVYTTYKSYIEALHKGTAWGGSPSPVDLYTTTFFKLRELSLTYQFDNKVASKIAAKGISVSLVAQNLLYWAKQFKYSDIDGGSENFADPSMRYIGMNFRFDF; this is encoded by the coding sequence ATGAAAATCTTAGTTCAACCACTCCGAAAATCATTGGAGAATCGTGCTATAATGCTGCTGTTAATGGTAGTGTTTGCCACGGGAGCCTTTGCTCAAACCTTTTCCGTTACCGGTCAAATTAAAGATGAAAAAAGCATGCCGCTTCCCGGTGTTGCTATTCTTAATAATCGTACACAAGCTGGTACATCTTCCAATCAGTTCGGCCAGTTTTCTATTGAGGCCCAAAAAAATGATGTGCTTACTTTTTCCTTTATAGGAAAGGCTACTCAAACCATAAAAGTAAATGGCGACAGGTTGAGTGTTAACCTGGTAATGGTAGATACTGCCAATGAGCTTGGTGATGTGGTGGTTACTGCTTTGGGTATAAAGCGGCAGGAAAAAGCATTGGGTTATGCCACACAAACAGTAAAAGGCAGCACCCTGCAAACAGTAAAAGGCGTAGATGTTGCCACTTCACTAACTGGTAGAGTAGCAGGCTTGCTGGTACGAAACAGCCCTGAGTTTGCAGCTGAACCAAACATTACTTTAAGGGGCGAAACAGTATCTCCGCTTATAGTAATTGATGGCGTACCCTATGGAAGTCTTTCACTCAGAGATGTACCTGCAGATGATATTGAAACAATCAACGTATTGAAAGGACCAACCGCTTCTGCATTGTATGGAGAAAGAGGAGGCAATGGAGCCATTATGATTACTACCAAGCGGGGTGCTGCCGGCAGGGGTTTATCTGTTTCTTTCAACAGCAGTTCAATGTTCGAAGCAGGATACCTTGCAATACCCGAAATGCAGGGTAAATATGGCCGTGTGGTAAACACAGCAACCAATACTTACGTAGGCACCGGCGATGGTGCATGGGGGCCAGCACTCGAAGGTCAGTCTGTTATTCAGTGGGATCCAATCAGCAAAACCATGAAAGCCATGCCTTACCTACCGGTTGGAGCTAATAATTTCAAAAACTTTCAGCAACAGGGCTCTATTTTAAACAACAACCTAAGCATTGCCCAAAGTGGCGATATGGGCGGTTTTCGAGCATCAGCCACATGGGTAAATAACAAAGGCACTTACCCCAACTCAAAGTTTGATAAAGTAACCTACAGCGTTGGCGGTGACATTCGCTCCAAAAAGTTTTCTCTCTCCACTTCTTTGGCTTACAACAATCACCGTTCTCCCAATTTAGGTTTTAGCGGCTATACCGGCTACGACCCTATGTATGGCCTGCTTATATGGGGTTCGCCCGATTGGAACATCAATGATTATAAAGACTATTGGACCGTGCCCAACGAAATACAAAACAACAGCTATACAGCTGGAAACAACAATCCGTTTTTCGACAGGTATGAACGTATCAGAACCTACAACAAAGATTTATTCAACGGTCAAATTACGCTCAATTATGACATCCTTCCTTGGTTGAAAGTAACAGCAAGAACTGGTTACGATACCTACAGTGCTACGCAAAATATACGGGTATCCAAAGGCTCATTTCAAGGGGCAGGTGCTACTACAATGATACCTGGTGGTACCGAAGTATGGGGCGAAGCGCAGCGGGGATCTTATAACCAGGGCATCAGCCGGGGCTTTAGCAGCAATACAGAAGGAATCCTTTCTGCCAACAGAAAATGGAAAGACTTTTCAATAGATGGTTTTGTAGGTGGTTCCATTTATTACAAGCAAGATGAAGGCTTGGAGGCAAGAACAAGAGGCGGTCTTTCAATACCGGGGTACTACTCGCTGAAAGCATCTATAGATCCGGTGATTACAGCATCTTCTGTGGCTAAAAGGCAAACCAACAGCCTTTTTGGTAAGTTGGGTATTGGCTGGAAAAACATTGCGTTTGTAGAAGGTACTTTCAGAAACGACTGGGTATCTACCTTGCCGGAAGCAACCCGTTCATTCTTGTATCCTTCCGTTGCAGGTAGCTTAGTATTGTCTGAACTTACAGGTACCAATAGCTTGCTCTCATTCTGGAAATTAAGAGGCTCCTGGACGCAGTATAAAAAGCCCGCCAACATTTATTCTATTAATCAGGTGTATGGCATTGCAACCAATCAGTGGGGCACCCTACCTACTGCATCGTACCCCACCACCATCCGACCCGATGATATTTTTGCTGAGTCATTCAACACTACAGAAATTGGTACTTATGCCAGCTTCTTAAAAAACAGACTTTCATTGGATGTAACGCTCTATTCTAAAAAAGGATATGATTTTATTCAAACAGCCAGTATTAGTCCATCTACAGGTTTTACCGGAGTATTCATCAATAATGATGAAGAACGCACCCGCCAAGGTATAGAAGTAACGCTCGGTGCTACACCAGTAAAAACGAAAGACATGAAATGGGATATTGCTCTCAACTGGGCTACTTCTGTACAGAAGTACACACAAATGGATGCAACCTATTCCATCAAAGGCAGAGAGTGGATTGGTGTAGGAAAGCGTACCGATTATTATACTTATAACGAGTACCAGACAGACAATCAGGGAAATATTGTATTCAACAATGGTGTGCCCACTTATAAACCAATTGCATCATTGGCAGGCTACACCGATCCGGACTGGATTTGGGGTATCAATTCCAGCTTTAACTACAAGCAATTTACGCTGAATGTAGCTTTTGATGGAAGAGTTGGCGGCCTTGCACAGTCTATTACTGAAATGTATATGTGGCGTTCAGGAAACCATCCGAACTCATTAACAGAAGAAAGATACCTGGATGCTAAAACTCCAGGGTCAAAAAACTTTTTGGGTCAAGGTGTAAAAGTTGTTTCAGGCTCCATTGTATACGATGCAAATCTTCAGGTAGTGAGTGATACAAGGGTGTTTGCACCAAACGATGTATATACCACTTATAAATCTTACATAGAAGCGTTGCACAAAGGAACTGCTTGGGGCGGCTCTCCTTCTCCGGTTGATTTGTATACAACTACTTTCTTCAAGCTGAGAGAACTGTCACTCACATATCAGTTTGATAATAAAGTGGCTTCAAAAATTGCTGCGAAAGGAATTTCTGTTTCATTGGTTGCTCAAAACTTGCTGTACTGGGCTAAGCAGTTTAAGTATTCAGATATTGATGGCGGTTCTGAAAACTTTGCCGATCCTTCAATGAGGTATATCGGTATGAACTTCAGATTCGATTTCTAA
- a CDS encoding SusD/RagB family nutrient-binding outer membrane lipoprotein, which translates to MKRTLLYIIAVVTVFSSITGCSKFDDINTNPDATENVNSAMLATNIILRNLKFQGRDAMAYLSDNGMAKYVAFANQSIMPSQYNALGATDFGAMTMLPNIESMLEYAKGSVMENSYKGLAKFSRAYMFYDITMKVGDIPYTGAGKAKNGEIEVKYDTQEEVLKGILDDLKEADAFFANGVKFDGDPSPYAGDPAKWRRASNAFALKVLLSLSKKSESSTLNVKQRFAEIVNAGFLLTPTTGYLGLNYSATNPHPMSGTNNLFTSRTIVSTTVIDNLKRYNDRRLFYYAEPAGAKISGGLLQSDTAAYVGANVSDDYDDITFGHSKNAYSLLNARYLAETAGDPRLIMSYPEQQLMLAEARVLGWITTGTAKEYYESGVKAALAFIMATKSNYAHAMPITQAYIDNYFTGEAAFKTLPADQLKQIWMQLYFLNFMQNPIPVYYNYRRTSYPDFPINPATSLNLNKTNAIPMRWLYPSSESNFNRANVDEAIQRQYEGVDEVNKLMWILK; encoded by the coding sequence ATGAAACGTACACTATTATACATCATTGCTGTTGTTACTGTTTTCAGTAGCATAACCGGGTGCAGCAAGTTCGACGATATCAATACCAACCCCGATGCAACAGAGAATGTAAACTCTGCCATGCTTGCTACCAATATTATACTTCGCAACCTGAAATTTCAGGGCAGAGATGCCATGGCTTATTTGTCTGATAACGGCATGGCTAAATATGTAGCTTTTGCCAACCAAAGCATTATGCCGTCGCAATACAACGCGTTGGGTGCTACCGATTTTGGTGCCATGACTATGCTGCCCAATATTGAAAGCATGCTGGAGTATGCCAAAGGAAGTGTAATGGAAAACTCATATAAAGGACTTGCCAAGTTTTCCAGAGCGTATATGTTTTATGACATAACCATGAAGGTGGGTGATATTCCATACACTGGAGCGGGCAAAGCAAAAAACGGCGAGATTGAAGTAAAGTATGATACACAGGAAGAAGTGTTGAAGGGGATTTTAGATGATTTGAAAGAAGCTGATGCCTTTTTTGCCAATGGAGTAAAGTTTGATGGTGACCCCTCACCTTATGCCGGCGACCCAGCTAAGTGGCGCAGGGCTTCTAATGCATTTGCTTTGAAAGTGCTGTTATCATTGAGTAAAAAGTCTGAATCATCAACGCTGAATGTAAAACAACGGTTTGCTGAAATTGTGAATGCTGGATTTTTACTTACACCCACAACCGGCTATCTGGGGCTTAATTATTCGGCTACAAATCCTCACCCTATGTCTGGCACAAACAACCTGTTTACAAGCCGCACTATTGTTAGCACAACAGTGATAGATAATCTTAAGCGCTACAATGATCGTAGATTGTTTTACTATGCAGAACCTGCAGGGGCTAAAATATCGGGAGGCCTGTTACAGTCAGATACCGCGGCTTATGTAGGAGCAAACGTTTCAGATGATTATGACGATATTACATTCGGACACAGCAAGAATGCGTACTCTCTTTTAAATGCAAGATACCTTGCTGAAACTGCAGGAGACCCTCGCTTAATCATGAGTTACCCTGAGCAGCAACTCATGTTGGCAGAAGCAAGAGTGCTGGGATGGATTACAACTGGTACAGCAAAAGAGTATTACGAATCAGGCGTAAAAGCTGCGTTGGCATTTATAATGGCTACCAAAAGCAATTATGCCCATGCAATGCCAATTACACAGGCTTATATTGATAATTATTTTACAGGTGAGGCGGCGTTCAAAACACTGCCCGCAGATCAGTTAAAGCAAATTTGGATGCAGCTGTACTTCTTAAACTTTATGCAGAACCCAATACCAGTTTATTATAACTACAGAAGAACAAGTTATCCTGACTTTCCGATTAATCCGGCTACATCTTTAAATCTAAATAAAACAAATGCCATCCCTATGCGTTGGCTATACCCTTCTTCTGAAAGTAACTTTAACAGGGCTAATGTAGATGAAGCCATACAAAGGCAATACGAAGGCGTAGATGAGGTAAATAAGCTGATGTGGATACTTAAGTAA